The Streptomyces sp. CC0208 genome window below encodes:
- a CDS encoding helix-turn-helix domain-containing protein, translating to MPSGIDQILQQPSFGHHLRALRVAQGLSQVQLAGGEFSPAYLSRLESGTRPPTDRVMSHLCKKLKVPLSAFHTTAGSALTRALATVTSVGESLAMAAALEEALLQEPDADAVLRWQAQWVLARCYQQQGRVSEELDLLQEITALGDRTGLPDLRCRSRVRLARLLRAAGDFAQARTRVEESLALAEEHDLPYRDVVEALLTLISIDAESGQTAQARANADRLIGTLSEELPLRLKVEALWTTASVCARQGDHEAAIEPMTRALKILPSNEDPVLWMRLRMAAASMYLRTVPRDTDEARTLLDEAATGARIVGTPVHHRELLLLQCQLAFYEGRYQEARELCDRLGDRPDGISVRDQLRLDVLRNQIAIIEGDHAAAVVELERIAKEAQQSANTELSAEVWRALAEALRLAEKAGRH from the coding sequence ATGCCTAGCGGAATCGACCAGATCCTGCAGCAGCCTTCCTTCGGACATCACCTCCGGGCACTTCGTGTCGCCCAGGGCTTGTCGCAAGTGCAGCTTGCTGGCGGGGAATTCTCTCCCGCGTACCTGTCGAGGCTGGAATCCGGCACCCGGCCTCCCACCGACCGCGTGATGTCCCACCTCTGCAAGAAGCTCAAGGTGCCTCTCTCCGCCTTTCACACCACAGCGGGGAGCGCACTGACCCGAGCGCTCGCCACTGTCACCTCCGTCGGAGAGTCACTGGCCATGGCGGCGGCACTGGAGGAAGCCCTTCTGCAGGAGCCGGATGCCGACGCCGTGCTGCGCTGGCAGGCACAGTGGGTACTCGCCCGCTGCTACCAGCAGCAGGGAAGGGTGAGCGAGGAACTGGACCTGCTCCAGGAGATCACCGCGCTCGGCGACAGGACCGGCTTGCCGGATCTGCGCTGCCGTTCGAGGGTCAGGCTCGCGCGGCTCCTGCGCGCCGCGGGTGATTTCGCCCAAGCACGCACGCGCGTGGAGGAAAGCCTGGCTCTCGCCGAAGAGCACGACCTCCCTTACCGGGACGTCGTCGAGGCACTGCTCACCTTGATCTCCATCGACGCGGAGAGCGGGCAGACCGCCCAGGCACGGGCGAACGCGGACCGGCTGATCGGGACGCTCTCCGAAGAGCTCCCCTTGCGCCTCAAGGTCGAGGCGCTGTGGACGACCGCGTCCGTGTGCGCGCGCCAGGGAGACCACGAGGCGGCCATCGAGCCGATGACGCGCGCGCTGAAGATACTGCCCAGCAACGAGGACCCGGTGCTGTGGATGCGGCTGAGGATGGCCGCGGCATCGATGTACCTGCGCACCGTCCCGCGGGACACGGACGAGGCCCGGACCCTCCTCGACGAGGCCGCCACCGGGGCCAGGATTGTCGGGACGCCTGTCCATCACCGCGAACTGCTCCTCCTCCAGTGTCAACTCGCCTTCTATGAAGGGAGGTACCAAGAGGCTCGGGAGCTGTGCGACCGCCTCGGTGACCGCCCCGACGGCATCAGCGTGCGCGACCAGCTGCGTCTGGACGTTCTGCGGAACCAGATAGCGATCATCGAGGGCGATCACGCTGCCGCCGTGGTCGAGCTCGAACGCATCGCCAAGGAGGCGCAACAGTCCGCCAACACCGAGCTGTCAGCGGAAGTCTGGCGCGCGCTCGCCGAGGCCCTACGGCTGGCAGAAAAGGCCGGGCGCCACTGA
- a CDS encoding alpha/beta fold hydrolase — translation MDHERPVCGLQARGFSGTGAGPADVDDLVTDYLAEVRAVQPHGPYALLGWSFGGTVAHAMAVRLQKEGEQVELLAILDGFPAVAGPRKRWAYDDPQVWPAIRDSIGHDPRTPESPLAGLGKDGLDALARVFVDLSNLKRSAAGVFDGRLVFFAAGKGRAVPTTAEVWRPHANGEVEFHEIGCTHGEMTLPAHLAVIGPVIGRLLNGLPGQPDH, via the coding sequence GTGGACCACGAGCGTCCCGTCTGTGGACTCCAGGCGCGCGGCTTCAGCGGCACCGGGGCGGGTCCGGCCGACGTCGACGACCTCGTCACCGACTACCTCGCGGAGGTCCGGGCGGTCCAACCGCACGGCCCGTACGCCCTGTTGGGCTGGTCGTTCGGCGGTACGGTGGCCCACGCCATGGCCGTACGTCTCCAGAAGGAGGGCGAGCAGGTCGAACTCCTGGCGATCCTCGACGGGTTCCCAGCAGTGGCCGGCCCGCGGAAGCGGTGGGCCTACGACGACCCGCAGGTCTGGCCCGCGATCCGCGACTCCATCGGACATGATCCAAGGACACCGGAGAGCCCGCTGGCAGGGCTGGGGAAGGACGGCCTTGATGCCCTGGCACGAGTGTTCGTCGACCTCTCCAACCTGAAACGGTCCGCGGCCGGTGTCTTCGACGGCCGGCTCGTCTTCTTCGCCGCGGGGAAGGGCAGAGCGGTGCCCACCACCGCGGAGGTCTGGCGGCCCCATGCCAACGGGGAAGTCGAGTTCCACGAAATCGGGTGCACGCACGGCGAGATGACCCTGCCCGCTCACCTGGCCGTGATCGGCCCGGTGATCGGGCGGCTCTTGAACGGGCTGCCCGGTCAGCCCGACCACTGA
- a CDS encoding MFS transporter — protein MDNNVKPGTQTVGATADGADQPWVVTRGLIPERGPRRVLAVASFVNMIGNGLYMTGAALFFTRSVGLSVAQVGIGMGAASLVGLTAGIPVGRLADLRGARETYRVTLAVQAFAMAAIVLVHTFWLFVAVICVTQLANSASVASRGPLIRGIAGPNPTKYRSYLRATNNLAGSCGAMAASVVVQLDTRAAYEALILGNALTFAACAVVITRLPHVAPVRAPRLADRWMALKDRPYMTVTLLDGVMSMQGQVLLFALPLWIVGQSDAPRWLVGVCAVINTLMVVAFQVRASKGIDSNAGAVRAVRRSGLVFLVAMALIAAAGNMAAGPATVLILVGVVLHTVGELWQAASSFELSFGLAPEHAQGQYSGLFGMGHGLTNAAAPSILGLLCITWGTPGWLVMGGVFVAVGLVMPYAIGWGERTREGDPS, from the coding sequence ATGGACAACAACGTGAAGCCGGGAACACAAACGGTCGGTGCTACGGCGGACGGAGCCGATCAGCCCTGGGTGGTGACGCGCGGACTGATCCCCGAGCGGGGGCCTCGGCGCGTCCTGGCCGTGGCGTCCTTCGTCAACATGATCGGCAACGGGCTGTACATGACCGGGGCCGCGCTCTTCTTCACGCGCTCGGTCGGCCTGTCCGTGGCGCAGGTGGGCATCGGCATGGGTGCCGCGTCGCTGGTCGGGCTGACAGCGGGAATCCCGGTCGGGCGACTCGCCGACCTGCGGGGCGCGCGGGAGACCTATCGCGTGACCTTGGCGGTGCAGGCCTTCGCCATGGCGGCCATCGTGCTCGTTCACACCTTCTGGCTGTTCGTCGCGGTCATCTGTGTGACCCAGCTGGCGAACTCGGCCAGCGTGGCCTCACGTGGTCCGCTGATCCGGGGAATCGCCGGCCCGAACCCCACCAAGTACCGCTCCTACCTGCGCGCGACCAACAACCTCGCGGGAAGCTGCGGGGCGATGGCGGCCAGTGTCGTCGTACAACTGGACACGCGGGCCGCGTACGAGGCGCTGATCCTCGGCAACGCCCTCACCTTCGCGGCATGTGCGGTCGTGATCACCCGCCTGCCCCACGTGGCTCCGGTGCGGGCGCCCCGGCTGGCCGACCGCTGGATGGCGCTGAAGGACAGGCCGTACATGACGGTCACCCTGCTCGACGGCGTGATGTCCATGCAAGGGCAGGTACTGCTCTTCGCTCTGCCGCTGTGGATCGTCGGACAGAGTGACGCGCCACGCTGGCTCGTGGGTGTGTGTGCGGTGATCAACACGCTGATGGTGGTGGCCTTCCAGGTCAGGGCCAGCAAGGGAATCGACTCCAACGCCGGGGCGGTCCGGGCCGTGCGCCGGTCCGGGCTGGTATTCCTGGTGGCCATGGCCTTGATCGCCGCCGCCGGGAACATGGCCGCCGGGCCTGCCACGGTGTTGATCCTCGTAGGTGTCGTACTGCACACCGTCGGAGAGCTCTGGCAGGCGGCGTCGTCGTTCGAACTGAGTTTCGGACTCGCGCCCGAGCATGCCCAGGGCCAGTACTCCGGACTCTTCGGCATGGGCCACGGCCTGACGAACGCCGCCGCACCCTCCATCCTCGGCCTCCTCTGCATCACCTGGGGGACACCCGGCTGGCTGGTGATGGGAGGGGTCTTCGTGGCAGTGGGCCTGGTCATGCCGTACGCCATCGGCTGGGGGGAGAGGACCCGTGAGGGTGATCCCAGCTGA
- a CDS encoding acyl-CoA carboxylase subunit epsilon: MTATSTPTPTPTPSDLLAAMSFRVLRGEPSAEELAAITTVLTLRLTAQDEPTPQRPATARWTRPERLRAYNCPRAWHG, encoded by the coding sequence ATGACAGCGACGTCCACTCCCACGCCGACCCCGACACCCTCCGACCTGCTCGCCGCCATGTCCTTCCGGGTCCTGCGGGGCGAGCCGAGCGCCGAGGAACTCGCGGCGATCACCACGGTCCTGACTCTGCGCCTGACCGCTCAGGACGAACCCACCCCGCAACGCCCCGCCACTGCTCGTTGGACCCGCCCGGAACGCCTCCGAGCGTACAACTGCCCGCGGGCCTGGCACGGTTGA
- a CDS encoding acyl-CoA carboxylase subunit beta, whose translation MTVTDPEAPVAPLLDTVPDAPEADRLTTLHTIKELARTGPDPRATERQHAKGKLTARERIELLLDRGSFTEVEALRRHRAQGFGLEAKRPYTDGVITGWGTVEGRTVFVYAHDFRIFGGALGEAHAQKIHKLMDMAIAAGAPLVSLNDGAGARIQEGVSALAGYGGIFQRNTKASGVIPQISVMLGPCAGGAAYSPALTDFVFAVRDISQMFITGPDVVKAVTGEEITQNGLGGADVHGTSSGVAHFVYDDERTCLEEVRYLLSLLPSNNRELPPTHPTGDPADRPGDALLDLVPEDGNRSYDIRKVIEEIVDDGDHLEVHAGFATNIVCALARLDGHVVGIVANQPASMAGVLDIRASEKGARFVQFCDAFNIPLITLVDVPGFLPGVDQEHEGIIRRGAKLLYAYCNATVPRVSVVLRKAYGGAYIVMDSRSIGADVALAWPTNEIAVMGAEGAANVVFRREIAAADDPEAMRRQKIEEYKNELVHPYYAAERGLVDDVIDPRETRLILSRAVAMLAAKSAALPTRKHGNPPQ comes from the coding sequence ATGACCGTCACCGATCCGGAAGCTCCCGTGGCTCCCCTGCTCGACACCGTCCCGGACGCCCCCGAGGCGGACCGTCTCACCACGCTGCACACCATCAAGGAGCTCGCCCGCACGGGCCCCGACCCACGGGCCACCGAACGCCAGCACGCCAAGGGCAAGCTCACCGCCCGCGAACGCATCGAACTCCTCCTCGACCGCGGCTCGTTCACCGAGGTCGAGGCCCTCCGCCGGCACCGGGCCCAGGGTTTCGGCCTGGAGGCCAAGAGGCCGTACACCGACGGCGTCATCACCGGCTGGGGCACGGTGGAGGGCCGTACGGTCTTCGTCTACGCCCATGACTTCCGCATCTTCGGCGGTGCCCTCGGCGAGGCCCATGCCCAGAAGATCCACAAGCTGATGGACATGGCGATCGCGGCCGGCGCGCCCCTGGTCTCCCTGAACGACGGCGCGGGCGCCCGCATCCAGGAGGGCGTCTCCGCCCTCGCCGGCTACGGCGGCATCTTCCAGCGCAACACCAAAGCGAGCGGGGTGATCCCGCAGATCAGCGTGATGCTCGGCCCGTGCGCGGGCGGCGCGGCGTACTCGCCCGCCCTGACCGACTTCGTCTTCGCCGTGCGCGACATCTCCCAGATGTTCATCACCGGCCCGGACGTGGTGAAGGCCGTGACGGGCGAGGAGATCACCCAGAACGGCCTGGGCGGCGCCGACGTGCACGGCACCAGCTCGGGCGTCGCCCACTTCGTGTACGACGACGAGCGCACCTGCCTCGAAGAGGTCCGCTACCTGCTGTCCCTGCTCCCCTCCAACAACCGCGAACTGCCGCCCACTCACCCCACGGGCGACCCGGCGGACCGCCCCGGCGACGCCCTGCTCGACCTGGTCCCCGAGGACGGCAACCGCTCCTACGACATCCGCAAGGTGATCGAGGAGATCGTCGACGACGGTGACCACCTGGAGGTCCACGCCGGCTTCGCCACCAACATCGTCTGCGCGCTGGCCCGCCTCGACGGGCACGTCGTGGGTATCGTCGCCAACCAGCCAGCCTCCATGGCCGGTGTGCTCGACATCAGGGCGAGTGAAAAGGGCGCACGGTTCGTGCAGTTCTGCGACGCCTTCAACATCCCGCTGATCACCCTGGTGGACGTGCCCGGCTTCCTGCCCGGCGTCGACCAGGAGCACGAGGGCATCATCCGGCGTGGGGCGAAACTGCTGTACGCCTACTGCAACGCCACCGTGCCGCGCGTCTCGGTCGTCCTGCGCAAGGCCTACGGCGGCGCCTACATCGTCATGGACTCCCGTTCCATCGGCGCCGACGTGGCCCTGGCCTGGCCCACCAACGAGATCGCGGTGATGGGCGCTGAGGGCGCCGCCAACGTCGTCTTCCGCCGCGAGATCGCGGCCGCCGACGATCCCGAGGCGATGCGCCGGCAGAAGATCGAGGAGTACAAGAACGAACTGGTCCACCCCTACTACGCGGCCGAGCGCGGACTCGTCGACGACGTGATCGACCCCCGCGAGACTCGGCTGATCCTCAGCCGCGCCGTGGCGATGCTCGCCGCCAAGTCCGCCGCCCTGCCCACCCGCAAGCACGGCAACCCGCCCCAGTAG
- a CDS encoding AfsR/SARP family transcriptional regulator, which yields MPVGTAAESAALARRDGRGLYRPGRGTRLEAGTRAGPSGEKRLPGPRHARSGPETSDLARFTQLVAQARSSRQDGDPASAVAHYTEGLGLWTGPALAGICGPYATTQRRRMSELRLVAEEERLACAIDLRPYNQAAAELSAFTADHPLRERLCELHMAVHQRILSTDPTLPIRLARCWSVICAPNSP from the coding sequence CTGCCGGTCGGCACGGCCGCCGAGTCCGCCGCGCTGGCCCGACGTGACGGACGTGGCCTTTACCGTCCTGGGCGCGGTACGCGCCTGGAGGCAGGGACAAGAGCTGGACCGTCTGGGGAGAAGCGGCTCCCCGGTCCTCGGCACGCCAGATCCGGACCCGAGACGAGCGACCTCGCACGATTCACCCAACTGGTCGCCCAGGCGCGCAGTAGCCGTCAGGACGGTGACCCGGCTTCGGCGGTGGCGCACTACACCGAGGGCCTGGGCTTGTGGACCGGCCCCGCGCTCGCGGGCATCTGCGGACCCTACGCCACCACTCAGCGCAGACGAATGAGCGAACTGCGGCTGGTCGCGGAGGAAGAACGTCTGGCCTGTGCCATCGACCTCCGCCCCTACAACCAGGCCGCCGCGGAGCTCTCGGCGTTCACCGCGGACCACCCTCTGCGCGAAAGGCTCTGTGAACTGCACATGGCTGTGCATCAGCGCATCCTGAGCACGGACCCCACGCTGCCCATCCGACTCGCACGCTGTTGGTCGGTCATCTGCGCGCCGAATTCGCCCTGA